From Verrucomicrobiota bacterium, one genomic window encodes:
- a CDS encoding SelT/SelW/SelH family protein has protein sequence MSVEISIEYCTAUNYEPHAVGLTEKLLKLKQHIRSLKLVPSGGGAFEVSVNGQKIFSKLQTGQFPEPDAIVQAVRAKR, from the coding sequence ATGAGTGTTGAAATCAGCATTGAATATTGCACGGCTTGAAACTACGAGCCGCACGCCGTCGGTCTGACGGAGAAGTTGCTCAAGCTCAAGCAGCACATTCGTTCCTTGAAGCTGGTGCCTTCGGGTGGGGGCGCATTCGAAGTCAGCGTCAATGGGCAAAAGATTTTTTCCAAGCTGCAAACGGGACAATTCCCCGAACCGGATGCGATTGTCCAGGCGGTGCGGGCCAAACGCTGA
- a CDS encoding redoxin domain-containing protein produces MRNLCLSTLLVLSMAPAQSEEFVIRTTERNGLAYVTAKSLSEQAGIAVKSLPGQNQIAVCAGDRCAPLKEFVRDGPETLIPVAALAEVLGAVATFDKNRERVSLAFRPATSPTGAGIARVGQLAPNFRLAKLDGGSVALSDFRGKRVLINSWASW; encoded by the coding sequence ATGAGAAATCTCTGTCTATCGACGCTGTTGGTTCTCTCGATGGCACCGGCCCAGTCAGAAGAGTTTGTGATCCGCACGACGGAGCGAAACGGCCTTGCGTACGTCACCGCGAAGTCTCTGAGCGAGCAGGCCGGAATCGCGGTCAAAAGCCTGCCCGGTCAAAACCAGATCGCCGTATGCGCCGGCGATCGCTGCGCCCCGCTCAAGGAGTTTGTTCGGGACGGCCCGGAAACGTTGATTCCGGTGGCGGCCTTGGCGGAAGTGTTGGGGGCCGTTGCGACCTTCGATAAGAATCGGGAGCGAGTGAGCCTCGCGTTCCGGCCCGCGACCAGCCCGACCGGCGCGGGCATCGCGCGGGTCGGCCAACTCGCGCCGAATTTTCGCCTCGCCAAACTCGACGGCGGTTCCGTGGCCTTGTCGGATTTTCGCGGCAAACGCGTCCTGATCAATAGCTGGGCGAGCTGGTGA
- a CDS encoding redoxin domain-containing protein, producing the protein MPVWQKFYERNRGKDFELLSIAVDVQGAGVVRPFTQKFGVTFPVAVDPADVFGAAFGLKAIPVTFFVDEVGIIRLQGGGPNAALLREVETLLAEPATALRAKQPQLGAARSQADLEQLVATAPEDWRARLALARVHDEAQRYPDAVAQLEAAAKIEPRRAEIPFVWGLVLLHQGQKEKALAKLKHARDLDADNWRIRKQIWAIEHPDKFYTADSPDYDWQKTQLAREKKGED; encoded by the coding sequence CTGCCAGTCTGGCAGAAATTCTACGAACGGAATCGCGGGAAAGATTTCGAGCTGCTCTCCATCGCGGTGGACGTCCAGGGAGCGGGAGTGGTCAGACCCTTCACGCAGAAATTTGGAGTCACCTTTCCAGTCGCGGTCGATCCGGCGGATGTCTTCGGCGCTGCGTTCGGCCTCAAAGCGATTCCAGTGACCTTCTTTGTCGATGAGGTTGGCATTATCCGTCTCCAGGGCGGCGGTCCGAATGCGGCCCTTTTGCGCGAAGTCGAGACTTTGCTCGCCGAACCGGCTACAGCCCTCCGAGCTAAGCAACCCCAGCTTGGGGCGGCGCGATCGCAAGCCGATCTCGAACAGCTCGTGGCCACTGCGCCGGAGGATTGGCGCGCCCGTCTTGCCCTGGCTCGGGTTCACGATGAAGCGCAACGTTATCCTGACGCGGTCGCTCAGCTCGAGGCCGCGGCGAAAATCGAGCCGCGCCGCGCGGAAATCCCATTTGTCTGGGGACTCGTGCTTCTCCATCAGGGTCAGAAAGAAAAAGCCCTGGCCAAACTAAAGCACGCGCGCGACCTCGATGCGGACAACTGGCGGATCCGAAAGCAAATCTGGGCCATCGAGCATCCCGACAAATTCTACACCGCGGATTCGCCCGATTACGATTGGCAGAAAACCCAGCTTGCGCGGGAGAAGAAGGGCGAGGATTGA
- a CDS encoding Gfo/Idh/MocA family oxidoreductase → MQRPKFARSDLSLAGLENMKRRPFIVSALATTIAGRWIVNSNLTNAAESPVRRVRIGFLGASHSHASEKVKFTRASPEYELVGICEDDESVRKQYQSLGVPLVSQEKLFSDAEVIAVESAVRDHARHGRLALEAGKHVHLEKPPADTYAEFQKLVTLAREKKRLLQMGYMWRFHPGINAALEAARQGWLGQVYLVRGTINTTVDAVRRPEWAEFHGGTLFELGSHLIDPVVRLQGRPAKVTSFLKNHGGANDTLADNTVAVFEYPKALAIVSSATLQPGAGAHRFFEIQGSNGTALVKPIEPPKLQIDLAKAAGPYAKGIQSVPMPDYRRYAPELTELARCVRSGQPLSVTPEEDLLVQETLLRACEMLR, encoded by the coding sequence ATGCAACGGCCCAAGTTTGCTCGAAGCGACCTGAGCCTCGCCGGATTGGAAAACATGAAACGTCGACCTTTTATCGTATCGGCTCTGGCCACCACGATTGCCGGGCGCTGGATCGTCAACTCAAACCTCACTAACGCAGCCGAATCACCGGTCAGACGCGTCAGAATCGGCTTTCTCGGCGCGAGCCACTCGCACGCCTCTGAGAAGGTGAAATTCACGAGGGCCTCGCCGGAATACGAACTCGTCGGGATTTGCGAGGACGACGAGTCAGTTCGCAAACAGTATCAAAGCCTCGGCGTGCCTCTGGTTTCGCAGGAGAAACTCTTTTCCGACGCCGAAGTCATCGCCGTGGAATCCGCGGTGCGGGATCACGCGCGGCACGGTCGGCTGGCGTTGGAGGCGGGGAAGCACGTCCACCTCGAGAAACCGCCGGCGGATACTTACGCGGAATTTCAGAAACTGGTGACGCTGGCGCGCGAGAAGAAGCGCTTGCTGCAGATGGGTTACATGTGGCGTTTCCATCCGGGAATCAACGCCGCGCTCGAAGCCGCGCGACAAGGCTGGCTCGGCCAAGTCTATCTCGTGCGCGGAACGATCAACACCACCGTCGATGCCGTGCGGCGGCCGGAATGGGCCGAATTCCACGGCGGGACGCTCTTTGAATTGGGGTCGCACCTGATCGATCCCGTGGTCCGTTTGCAGGGGCGGCCGGCAAAGGTCACTTCGTTTCTCAAGAACCACGGAGGCGCAAACGACACGCTCGCGGACAACACGGTCGCCGTGTTCGAGTATCCGAAAGCGTTGGCGATTGTTTCGAGCGCGACCTTGCAGCCGGGCGCGGGCGCGCATCGCTTCTTCGAAATCCAGGGAAGCAACGGGACCGCCCTCGTAAAACCGATTGAACCTCCGAAACTTCAAATCGACCTGGCCAAGGCGGCCGGGCCGTACGCGAAAGGAATTCAAAGCGTGCCGATGCCGGATTACAGGAGGTACGCGCCGGAGTTGACGGAATTGGCCCGCTGCGTCCGGTCAGGACAGCCGCTCTCGGTGACCCCGGAGGAAGATTTGCTGGTGCAAGAGACGCTTCTGCGCGCCTGCGAGATGCTGCGCTGA
- a CDS encoding cytochrome P450, translated as MSITIELDLPETVAAEARAKGLLDPQNLTRLIEREVKAESARRDFFDIVRELRALPGEPMTMEEIQAEVDAVRAERAAHPACP; from the coding sequence ATGAGCATTACGATTGAATTGGATTTGCCGGAGACCGTGGCCGCCGAAGCCAGGGCCAAGGGTTTGCTCGACCCGCAGAACCTCACGCGGTTGATCGAACGCGAAGTGAAAGCAGAATCGGCCCGGCGGGACTTCTTCGACATAGTTCGGGAACTCCGCGCGCTCCCGGGCGAACCGATGACGATGGAGGAAATCCAGGCGGAAGTGGATGCCGTCCGCGCCGAACGTGCCGCGCATCCAGCTTGTCCTTGA
- a CDS encoding acetolactate synthase, whose product MRARPGDAVKQFSVFTENKLGRLHDLIGLFESHNVHVLAMTTLDTTDSSILRMVVDDPDRARQLLSEGRYPYTESDLLVVEIDSERKLREALSVLLVAEININYVYSFIARPEGRSAVAFNLEDREVAAQALAQQQFKVLTQRDVSR is encoded by the coding sequence ATGCGAGCGAGGCCGGGCGATGCGGTCAAGCAGTTCTCCGTCTTCACCGAAAACAAACTCGGACGGCTGCACGATCTGATTGGCCTGTTCGAATCCCACAACGTGCATGTCCTCGCGATGACCACGCTGGACACGACCGACAGCAGCATCTTGCGGATGGTGGTCGATGATCCGGATCGCGCCCGGCAGCTTCTGAGCGAGGGGAGGTATCCTTACACGGAGTCGGATCTGCTCGTGGTGGAGATCGATTCCGAGAGGAAATTGCGGGAGGCCTTGTCCGTGCTGCTCGTGGCGGAGATCAATATCAACTACGTCTATTCCTTTATCGCCCGGCCCGAAGGCAGATCCGCGGTGGCGTTCAATCTGGAAGATCGGGAAGTGGCGGCGCAGGCGCTGGCCCAGCAGCAGTTCAAAGTGCTGACCCAACGCGATGTTTCACGCTGA